One Nitrospina watsonii DNA segment encodes these proteins:
- a CDS encoding 3-deoxy-D-manno-octulosonic acid transferase encodes MIVIYHLITGLALLALSPYLLVRAAFDAGFRRELCERMGNWKSLPACQDTLWVHASSVGEVRVARVLIRGLLQRFPHHQVVLSTFTPTGYRQAMEFGLCPVFRLPPDLFWLTGAVLNRLHPAMLILIEAEFWPGLLHQCAGRDIPVVLVNGRMSRKSFRRYRQIAPLFRWLVAGIERFAMRSGEDAERLRSLGIPEARIDNTGNMKFDALPETGGATRTETPLVVFGSTRPGDEDPILDAITRLTQEQEDTPWRFVLAPRHPQRSDEVEALILNRGLPYKRFSELDGAAAPDVALVLVDEIGHLNDYYRQSLLAFVGGGFHPEFGGQNILEPAMHGVPVVFGPHMDNFKEEARLLVESGGGIQLQSADELYPTLHALLTQPEEIKNRSKLAAVMVHKHRGALDANLRILEQMLAPQTD; translated from the coding sequence ATGATTGTGATCTACCATCTTATCACAGGCCTTGCCCTGTTGGCGCTTTCGCCTTACCTTCTTGTGCGTGCGGCGTTCGACGCCGGCTTCCGCAGAGAGTTGTGCGAACGCATGGGCAACTGGAAATCGCTGCCCGCCTGCCAGGACACGCTGTGGGTGCATGCCTCGTCGGTGGGCGAGGTGCGCGTGGCCCGGGTGCTCATTCGGGGATTGCTCCAGCGTTTTCCGCATCACCAGGTGGTGCTCTCGACGTTCACGCCGACGGGCTACCGGCAGGCAATGGAGTTCGGCCTGTGCCCGGTGTTCCGCCTGCCGCCGGACCTGTTCTGGCTGACCGGCGCGGTGCTGAACCGTCTGCACCCGGCGATGCTGATCCTGATCGAAGCCGAGTTCTGGCCCGGCCTGCTGCATCAGTGTGCCGGACGCGACATCCCGGTGGTGCTGGTCAACGGCCGCATGTCGCGCAAGTCGTTCCGCCGGTACCGCCAGATCGCACCGCTGTTCCGCTGGCTGGTCGCAGGCATTGAACGCTTCGCCATGCGCTCGGGGGAAGACGCCGAACGCCTGCGCTCGCTGGGCATCCCGGAGGCGCGGATCGACAACACCGGCAACATGAAATTCGATGCGCTGCCGGAAACCGGCGGCGCCACCCGAACAGAAACGCCGCTCGTCGTGTTCGGCTCGACACGCCCCGGCGACGAAGACCCGATCCTCGACGCCATCACCCGCCTCACGCAGGAACAGGAAGACACCCCGTGGCGATTCGTGCTGGCGCCGCGCCACCCGCAACGCTCGGACGAGGTGGAGGCCCTGATCCTCAACCGCGGCCTGCCCTACAAACGATTCAGCGAGCTGGACGGCGCAGCGGCTCCCGATGTCGCCCTGGTGCTGGTCGATGAAATCGGCCACCTCAACGACTATTACCGGCAGAGCCTGCTGGCCTTCGTCGGCGGCGGCTTCCATCCGGAATTCGGCGGCCAGAACATCCTGGAACCGGCGATGCACGGCGTGCCGGTGGTGTTCGGTCCGCACATGGACAACTTCAAGGAAGAAGCGCGCCTGCTGGTGGAGTCCGGCGGCGGCATTCAGCTGCAAAGCGCCGACGAGCTATACCCAACTCTGCATGCTCTCCTCACGCAGCCGGAGGAAATCAAAAACCGCAGCAAGCTGGCCGCGGTGATGGTGCACAAACACCGGGGCGCGCTGGACGCCAACCTGCGCATTCTCGAACAGATGCTGGCTCCACAAACCGATTGA
- a CDS encoding 3-deoxy-D-manno-octulosonic acid transferase: MMPVFYHMLSSLASVLVLPLFFFYAIINGKKTRGLGHHFGYVPTVKRKAGRPLIWVQALSFGEVNAAAPVLRRLHEDRPDLDIVVSVTTDSGYDGARRQMPFARQIFFHPLDGWPFLAWALTRIRPDLYVLTDTGFWPGMIYLLKARGIPQMLFNGRLSEKSLKCYGFVKPWVKGLLNRFDLICMQSEAGRQAMVSLGAEPEILRVVGDTKYDGLKSISQPEGFHLREALRIPASHPVWMAGSTHPGEEIIVLDAFQTLRARYPKLTLVIAPRRLERVGEVMGLIAERGLDCIRRSAIQPDDSHGHDVILLDTMGELAKLYAVADVTFVGRSLIAPGGGHSLIEPAAQGKVVLHGPFVENVQHSADELGELGIAIEVADADAMAKRIMQLFEEDTLHARLMEKAVTLVKEKKGASREMAGLILRALDGAQ; the protein is encoded by the coding sequence ATGATGCCCGTTTTCTATCACATGCTTTCCAGTCTGGCCTCGGTGCTGGTGCTGCCTTTGTTTTTTTTCTACGCCATCATCAATGGCAAAAAAACGCGCGGGCTGGGTCACCACTTCGGCTACGTGCCGACGGTGAAACGCAAGGCAGGACGGCCACTCATCTGGGTGCAGGCGCTGTCGTTCGGCGAGGTCAACGCCGCCGCACCGGTGCTGCGCCGACTGCATGAGGACCGGCCCGATCTCGATATCGTCGTCTCGGTGACCACCGACTCCGGTTACGACGGCGCACGCCGCCAGATGCCGTTCGCCCGCCAGATCTTTTTTCATCCGCTCGACGGCTGGCCGTTCCTGGCGTGGGCGCTGACGCGCATCCGCCCGGACCTCTACGTGCTCACCGACACCGGCTTCTGGCCAGGCATGATTTACCTGCTGAAAGCGCGCGGCATTCCGCAAATGCTGTTCAACGGCAGGCTGTCGGAGAAATCGCTCAAATGCTACGGCTTCGTCAAGCCGTGGGTGAAGGGACTGCTCAACCGTTTCGACCTCATCTGCATGCAGAGTGAAGCGGGCCGGCAGGCGATGGTGAGCCTCGGTGCCGAGCCGGAAATCCTGCGCGTGGTCGGCGACACCAAGTACGACGGGCTCAAAAGCATCAGCCAGCCGGAAGGATTCCACCTGCGCGAGGCCTTGCGCATTCCGGCGAGCCACCCGGTGTGGATGGCGGGCAGCACGCATCCGGGCGAAGAGATCATCGTGCTCGACGCCTTCCAAACGCTGCGCGCCCGCTATCCCAAACTGACGCTGGTGATCGCGCCGCGCCGACTGGAACGGGTGGGCGAGGTGATGGGGCTGATCGCGGAGCGCGGCCTCGACTGCATCCGCAGGAGCGCCATCCAGCCCGACGACTCACACGGGCACGACGTCATCCTGCTCGACACCATGGGCGAGCTGGCGAAGCTGTACGCCGTGGCGGACGTGACGTTTGTCGGACGCAGTCTCATCGCGCCGGGCGGCGGGCACAGCCTCATCGAACCGGCAGCGCAGGGCAAGGTGGTGCTGCACGGACCGTTCGTCGAAAACGTGCAACACTCCGCCGACGAACTGGGAGAACTCGGCATCGCCATCGAAGTCGCCGACGCCGACGCCATGGCCAAACGCATCATGCAACTGTTCGAGGAAGACACCCTGCACGCACGGTTGATGGAAAAAGCGGTGACCCTGGTCAAAGAAAAAAAAGGCGCCTCCCGCGAAATGGCGGGACTGATCTTAAGAGCGCTGGATGGGGCTCAATGA
- the lpxK gene encoding tetraacyldisaccharide 4'-kinase, whose product MSIESLYYQVISPDRKYYHVPMYLFLKSVSVFYGIMQKLRAGCYRKKILPARKLEKRVISVGNLTLGGTGKTPTVVCIAETLQAHGHRPAVLSRGYGGESPLAVNVVSDGHSVLLTPAEAGDEPVMMARRLDGVPVLTAKSRYASGRFAIDTLGADVLILDDGFQHLPLHRDLNILLCDHQSPFGNGCIFPAGELREPLQEIERADLICLTRFRPTVGDGAVTPNPRNVPVIATQLRPVDLVHPPTGETQPLSHLQGRKIGLFCGIGNPADFKASLEALGAEVVSKFAFPDHYAYRAEDLQEIEARAVKAGAELLVTTEKDAVKLFDHAFALPWYALRVSLEVVEGREHWLRLLLAESDDDGAGGPHDGV is encoded by the coding sequence ATGAGCATTGAATCGCTGTACTACCAGGTCATCTCGCCCGACCGCAAATACTATCACGTGCCCATGTACCTGTTTCTGAAGAGTGTGTCGGTGTTCTACGGCATCATGCAGAAACTGCGCGCGGGGTGCTACCGCAAAAAAATCCTGCCGGCGCGCAAACTGGAAAAACGCGTGATCAGCGTCGGCAACCTGACCCTGGGCGGCACCGGCAAAACACCGACGGTGGTGTGCATCGCCGAAACCCTGCAAGCCCACGGCCACCGTCCGGCGGTGTTGAGCCGCGGCTACGGCGGCGAATCGCCGCTCGCGGTCAATGTGGTCAGCGACGGCCACAGCGTGCTGTTGACCCCCGCCGAGGCGGGCGACGAACCGGTGATGATGGCGCGCCGCCTCGATGGCGTCCCCGTGCTCACCGCCAAAAGCCGCTACGCCAGCGGCCGCTTCGCCATCGACACATTGGGCGCGGATGTATTGATCCTCGACGACGGCTTCCAGCATTTGCCGCTGCACCGCGATCTCAACATTTTATTGTGCGACCACCAGAGCCCGTTCGGCAATGGCTGCATTTTCCCGGCAGGCGAGTTGCGCGAACCGTTGCAGGAGATTGAGCGCGCCGACCTCATCTGCCTCACCCGCTTTCGTCCCACAGTCGGTGACGGTGCGGTGACGCCCAATCCCCGAAACGTTCCCGTCATCGCCACGCAACTGCGCCCGGTGGACCTGGTGCACCCGCCCACCGGCGAGACGCAGCCGCTTTCTCATTTACAGGGCCGCAAGATTGGATTGTTCTGCGGCATCGGCAACCCCGCCGACTTCAAGGCCTCGCTGGAAGCACTGGGCGCGGAGGTGGTGTCCAAGTTCGCCTTCCCCGATCACTATGCCTACCGCGCGGAGGACCTTCAGGAAATCGAGGCGCGCGCCGTCAAGGCCGGAGCGGAACTGTTGGTGACGACGGAAAAGGACGCGGTGAAATTATTTGACCACGCGTTCGCGCTGCCGTGGTATGCATTGCGGGTGTCGCTGGAGGTGGTGGAAGGCCGCGAGCACTGGCTGCGCCTGCTGCTTGCGGAATCCGATGACGACGGTGCGGGAGGCCCTCATGACGGAGTCTGA
- a CDS encoding methyltransferase family protein — protein sequence MTESDRGRHNATPGATGGASGPVMSPVKSLVLTVAIPSLYLGALLVAWLGPKHFGFGVRPLVYVGLTVGLSGLLFWTVAMAQLGRSLAVLPGGDRLVDHGVYRYVRHPVYWGIVLTFLGLFLAVGSMYGMVYLFIVVVPLNIVRARQEERTLQTRFGEAYDTYRQQTWF from the coding sequence ATGACGGAGTCTGATCGTGGGCGGCACAACGCGACGCCCGGCGCGACCGGGGGGGCGTCCGGCCCGGTCATGTCGCCCGTCAAAAGCCTCGTGTTGACGGTGGCGATTCCGTCGCTCTATCTCGGTGCCTTGCTGGTGGCGTGGTTGGGACCGAAGCATTTTGGATTCGGCGTGCGGCCGTTGGTGTATGTGGGATTGACCGTCGGGTTGTCGGGGTTGTTGTTCTGGACGGTGGCGATGGCGCAGCTGGGGCGGTCGCTGGCGGTGCTGCCGGGTGGCGACCGGCTGGTGGATCACGGCGTGTACCGCTATGTGCGGCACCCGGTGTACTGGGGCATCGTGCTGACGTTTCTGGGACTGTTTCTTGCGGTCGGTTCGATGTATGGAATGGTGTATCTTTTTATCGTTGTGGTGCCGCTCAACATCGTGCGCGCCCGGCAGGAAGAACGCACGCTGCAAACCAGATTCGGCGAGGCGTACGATACCTATCGCCAGCAGACCTGGTTTTGA